Genomic segment of Engystomops pustulosus chromosome 8, aEngPut4.maternal, whole genome shotgun sequence:
GAGGATTAGGGATTGAATagtgttatttttattatgtattattgcATGCTCTTTTCCACAGTTTtagaaatattatataacactttAAACTAAAATTAAAGAGATTACCGGTATTTTTCCCTACCCTGTCCTGTGATATGAGCTCTGTGGACCTCTATAGGACTTCTTAGATTCCTATGTCATGAAAGTCCCATAGGTGGAGATGTTTGAACCCTGTGGGTCTGatcgctcatacaatatactgtattgcATTATATTGTGGGTTCCCTTATTACACCTCTTCTCCACCATAATACAGCGGGCACATAAGGTGTATGTCTGAGCTCCCGAGCCTCCATCATACACCTCCCACGACGCCACCCTGTATATGGTGCTATATACTATAGTAGTGTTATATCATTTTAGCTCAAGGAGAATACatagggacttatttactaagggtcccgcgaatcgtactttcgtcggattttataaatttttgagatttgtgccgctgtgattgggatttagaaggggattgtttcacacgcgattggattgtggtgcaattgcgctggctttcctgcgacagaaatcggggggcgtgctgtcggaggATCCGACTTATTCgaactaagtgcgggatttaatatttaaattgtgtcgcaaccaatgcacttacatgcaccaggaagaggaaggtgaactccggcggacctgagcagggaagcgacacatacaggatatcaggcgcaaaaTCTTTGTaaatcgcgacacagtgcattgatttcggacaatgcacttcgggtgaactccgtcagccgggtaagtaaatgtgccctatagtgTCTCTGTTATCCATATAGTTTTGTTCCATATGGATAGAGTGGGAAAGAACTGCTAGTGTGGgaaatgtaatattacattaGTGGTTTATAGGAACCAGCACCCTGCTGCCACCATGGAAACCAGCAATGATCAGTCATAAATGGAAATGTAACCAATTTATCAGCTGGAAATGTCTCTCTTACAGGCATCTTGGATATATAGATGCCAGTTCCCTTATTGAACATCATACAAGGCTGTTTCTATCTCAAGGATAAACTTAAATTACTGATCACTTAAGACATATTTATTAATAGGAATATATTATACTTTCAGTCAGTTGATGTATTTATCAGTGTTGGCTTGTTTAATATTAGTACGTATTGCCTAATGCTTATATAACACAAACGTAGTCCACAGCGCAGTACAGCGATTGTCGCACACATCAGTCCCTGTGGGAGAAATGTCCTGGTCATATGGGAATCTGAAACCTGGTTTGGGGGGCTAGGTTTGATCTAAGACCCTCCTGCTCTTTAAGAACAGCATCATCactaaaagggattgtccatgtTATTCACATCTTTCCCCCCTGGCCACTCTTACAGAGCCACCCTCTAATCTTCACCAATGGATTTAAATAGTTTTAGTAAGGAGATGCCTGTGGCCAGTCCCTGGTTCAGTATGGGAGCACTGAAGCCTGTGATTGTCAGCAGTATTGGTTTGTGTGTGGAGCCGGCTGCAGATGCCCTTAGATTTTATTAGCTTCCACAGGGACTCCATTAGATGGAGCAATCATTGTAATTGCGGGAACAATCCATCATATGGCCCTTTATTCATATTGATTGCAGGGCCGTTATGGCAACATGACTGGCAGGGAAAGCAGTATATAGGGGGGATATGGGGGCTCACTGAATGAAGAGGGGCAAATGAGAGGGAAGAGAATATAAGGAAGGGGGGTTATCTAaataaggaggaggagaacatgggTGGGAGGAGAATATGAGGTTAATTGAATGGGGGAAACATGGCTGGCTgtgggaggagaagaggaaacatggggggctgtgggaggagaggaggaaacacagggagctgtgtgaggagaggaggaaacacggggagctgtgtgaggagaggaggaaacatggggggctgtgtgaggagaggaggaaacatggggggctgtgtgaggagagggggaaacatggggggctgtgtgaggagaggaggaaacatggggggctgtgtgaggagagggggaaacatgggggggctgtgtgaggagaggaggaaacatggggggctgtatgaggaGAGGGTGAAacatggggagctgtgtgaggagaggaggaaacatggggggctgtgtgaggagaggaggaaacatgggggggctgtgtgaggagaggaggaaacatgtgggggctgtgtgaggagaggaggaaacaggGGGGGCTTTGCGAGGAGAGGAGAAACATGGGGGGCTTTgcgaggagaggaggaaacatggggggctttgcgaggagaggaggaaacatggggggctttgcgaggagaggaggaaacatggggggctttgcgaggagaggaggaaacatggggggctttgcgaggagaggaggaaacatggggggctttgcgaggagaggaggaaacatggggggctttgcgaggagaggaggaaacatggggggctttgcgaggagaggaggaaacatggggggactgtgggaggaaaggaggaaacatggggggctgtgtgaggagaggaggaaacatggggctgtgtgcggagagggggaaacatggggagctgtgtgaggagaggaggaaacatgggggggctgtgtgaggagaggaggaaacaggggggggctgtgtgaggagaggaggaaacaggggggggctgtgtgaggagaggaggaaacaggggggggctgtgtgaggagaggaggaaacatgggggggctgtgtgaggagaggaggaaacatgggggggctgtgtgaggagaggaggaaacatggggggggctgtgtgaggagaggaggaaacatgggggggggctgtttgaggaGAGGGTGAaacatgggggggctgtgtgaggagaggaggaaacatgggggactgtgggaggagaggaggaaacatgggggggggggggctaaatggAGCGGCAGGATGGGGATGAACGCTGCCGCTCTATTTATTGTCTAAAGAGCTGACAGAGATAGTTCAGCACTGCACTCAGCTATCTCCCTCTGCGTCATAGAGGTGAATAGAGAATCTAGGAACATGTTGTATTCTGTTCATGTTGTACCGGAGCCCTTCTTTGTATTGtaactttttattgctttatgACCATTTTTGAGCTACTCtcaaagggctattcccatcttCTGTATTTATGGGGTATTCCCATATATCCAGGTATATTTGTAGTCACCTGTAATAGATATTTTGCAGTATATATCATATCCTTGTGcttatacagagcttttcccctaccatatttatgtaatatataataatacatgtaGCAGAGCTTCCTGCTATTTCTGATCCCATTGCATTACAATCATAAGctgttttatgttttattcatTTGCTACTTGAAGAGCTTCTTATTTATTCATGAAGGTGACTTGGTGACATCAGAAAGACGGAGCTGAACGCCCTGGGGAGGAAGATATCATTCTCTCTCTGGTTCCTTGCAGCTCTTCCATGTACAGCAGCGGGCAGCTATGGGCAGGAGACGGCCGATCAATGGTCAGCCGCATGCAGAAGAAGTTTTGGGAAACGAAACAAGTGTTAATCAAGGTTACGGGGAAGAAAGAGGATGAACATGTGGTTGCATCAGATGCTGAGCTGGATGCCAAGCTTGAGGTTAGGAAATATTGTAACAGGCTTCCAATGTCTCTCAGTAAAGTcatatgggggagatttctcacaagtttctgaggtaaaactgttctagttgcccatggaaaccaatccgagctcagctttaattttataaaccgctgtgggaaaatgaaagctgagttctgattggttgccataggcaccAAAACAGGTGTGCAGAGaatactgataaatgtccccccatagTGTGTGCCCACAATGTGAGCTGGTTAGTGATAAGCTATCGATCATCAAGGAATATAAAAAAGTTTATATTAAATATACAGGTGAaattacatatgtatatttaggaCCATTATGTTTTTAGAAAATTTCTACaactcccgagctgcaccatttCTATGGAATGACACAACCTCCAAAGTTTTTCAAATGTTCTCTTAAAGCCCTTCTCTATCTATCACACTCACtggctgcatgaaatgtcaactctctctttactattccatcctgtgtcctccccttgttGCtcatccagcaaacaccagatatataccaagctccaggcttctctgcagtcactttcaccttggacttggATATAAGATGAcgactgatggctggttcaagcagaagaatttttaaaaattaaattaatttgttctgttcccttataaataatggctggaccattatacaatcttatacctcttgtgtcgccccctcatagtctgtaagctcttgtgagcagggccctcactcctattgttccatatgactgtgctctgtaatgtaatattatatttgtcccctatgatttgtaaaggttataaagattattattataaagaatattattattattaaaaggatTCTGGCTAGATTATTAAAATCTCTTCTCCTACCAGGTCTGCTGAGGGTGTTCCATCTTCCTGTATTGCCTCAGCAGGCTTGGCTGACAACTAAAGGTTATGGACAAACGTTAATTCCCAGGAGATGCCCATCCCTCCACCCCCAATGCATTTTAAGGCATCGCATAGGTCTCATGACAATTCCACTGCCATTTATTCTGCTTAGAAAGCTTTTCCAGCCAAAGGGACACAGCAATTTTTCCCCATGCAGAAAATGCACTGACCCATAGATGACAGTAGATGCTTTATGTAATCCCATCTCAGTGATATTCCTAGTTTAGACCTCTCCACACATTCTATACAGATTTCTTATCACTTTAAATATCCCATTGTTTGTCTATTTCTTTAATTGTAAATGTTGTtttttcacatgaagaaaatataTTTGAAGAAGGTGTGTTTTGAGAGATAATACGCTacaatacataatataatattacagtataactACAGGTAATACACTTTAGTATTAGGGTTATTATTATCCATTACCTATTTCTAGAGCAGTACTCATTCTGTGGTGCTGTACATTTAACAAGGACGTCTCACatgttacattaaaggggttttctcatgaaatcaagttaggccctatcctcgggatggggccttacttgctgatcagtgggggtctcagtgctgaaaccCCCGCAGATCGCAAAAACTAGGGGTCCGACCGAGCCCCTTGCCCCTCTTCAGACAGGCGCGCGTGACTGTTatatccattaatctctatggagctgacagaaattgctcgAGCGCCAAACtctgcgatctccgtcagcttcatagagattaatggagcagaacggtcatgcatggccgcctgctccattactctcatggagcgacgagcactgagacccccactgatcagcaagtggatttggcctaacttgtctttgtgggaaaacccctttaagttgagtaCAATGGAAGTACAAAAGACACAAAATTACTGAATTGGGtgtgtaaccagagcccctccatggtacagtttcacgggctgttacagtcttaccctgctccctcggcactccccccccccctatgcctgctgtaatctcacaaaaTGAGataagtgttcctgcacagtgtaagaaGTTTTAAGATGCAGTCATTTGTGCTCATTAGATGATGCAAAgtattctatgtatgtatgtgtattttatGACTTTTGACTTCTATTACGTCATGATTTGATATTTAGATGAATCTATAATTGTGACTCCTTTGTTGTTACCAGATATTTCATTCCATTGAAACAACAGGATCTGATTTGCTTAAAATCATTGAAAAATATCATCAAGCTCTTAATGGTATGTATAGAAAATTCCCACAATTTTATATAAGATATCTGCATCTTTTATGTATCATAAGAGCTCAGAAAACAACCTTTAATCCCCTCTTGTCATCACCAGCTCTGTCCCTGGAAGAAAATGACTTTGGTTTGCACTTGAGAGAACATGCTCAACAGAACAGCACACGGGCCGGGAGAATGATGAAAGTCACTGGCAATGCTTTATGCTCGTCTGCTGGCCAGAGGTATGCTATGACTTTATTTCCTCATTCTAAATGGAGAAACAGAAAATATAAAATGACAGAAGACAGATTTTATAAAAAACAACACTCAATGTAAATGGAAGTAAATACAGCGAGTGAGCGCTGAGCCTAGTGTTGGGCAGCAGTAGTCTTGGGCTGGTATGGCATTCAATCGCTCCAAGGATACAAAAAATGCAGTTGGAGATCCACCAGTGTACAGAGAATGAAAGACTAGGGGGGAAATTTATGAAGACTGGTGCTTAGAGCAACCGTCTCAATATCCTCCAGACCAATGCGCTGCACGCCAGGATCACTAAGTAGCTTCAGGAAATTCGTAAATCCAATGGTGAGTACAATGGCTGGAAAGCAAgctatgccaggtcagaccttTTAACTGAGGGGACAGAGAATATAGTAAATAAGGTGGGCAGGGGTGTCCGCACTCCCCCTTGCCCGGCTTCCCGTCATACCCACTTACAGAAAAGATGGCTTGCTGGACAGAAAAACTGCCATAATGcgttttatattttgttatatatgCTGCTTTCTTGGCTTTCACATCCTGAGCATTGCCTTTATACACTTTTAGGTTAGCCCTGTGTGCTCCACTTTCACGGTTACAGCAGGAGATGGCCACCTTTACTAACCGAGCGGTCTCCGACACCCTTCTGACCATCAACCAAATGGAAAAGGCACGGACAGAATACAGAGCAGCCTTACTGTGGATGAAAGATGTCTCACAAGAGCTGGATCCTGACACCTATAAGCAGATGGAAAAATTTAGAAAGGTAGGAAACCAGTTATATTTTTGGCATTCCGTTGAGGTCAAACCTTTGCAGAGATGTGTTAGAAAATGGATTTAGTTTTGCAATATCTTTCATTGTGATGTGCATATCAGTTTCTTCCTACTGTTACGTTTCCAATTCTCCGGTTtcgtcccacactccaaaacatactggtaggtttattagattgtgagccccattggggacagggactgtgcagcgctgcggaatctgtgtgcgctatataaataaaagaattattattattatatgtaagaTATTTCATATGGGTAGATAAGTTTAAAAAGATCTAAGTATATGTTTCTTTTTTCTAGGTGCAACTTCAAGTAAAAAATACAAAGAGCCACTTTGATAAGACAAAAATGGATGTATGTCAGAAAGTGGACCTTCTCGGAGCTAGCCGCTGCAACTTGCTATCACATTCGCTTGCTTCCTATCAGGTATCTTTGTCACACTGTATGGCcatagactgttatatactgtatcagaGATACATGTCACGGTTTTCTACAATGTTGGCAGGACACCAGAGAGTATAAGTAATGTAGATTGACCCCTCCagactgtcatacagctatatacattttatttgcaCATACCCGGATGGCATGTTTATAGACAGTTGCCAACTTTAAACGGTTATATTGGGTAAACCTAGAAACACACTTTCAATTTATGACTGTAACGTTAACGGTGGATATCTATGGTTCTCTGTCCCCTCGAAACACACACTtgatattacattaaaggggtgaagtgtgtttctaggtgccacggttCATGAGATACGACTGTTGGAAGTGAGCCAGCCTGCATCTGtctctgaacctgggaaagggtgactGATTGatcctgtacatatttataacacagcacttatttaaaaaaaaaactgtaatgaaGAGAAATTACAAAAAGCTgatttttttagcattttatcATGAttgaataattttatattttttttatcaacttttaGCCCTGCATGTCAcgaaaaaactaagtaaaaattgtCATGATATTGAGTGGTTCCaaagatatcgtcatttaaaTAAGAACAAAACAGAACTGTAAAAATTGACCTGAACATTCAGGAGCCAATGCATTGGTCAGGAAAGGGTTAAGAATCTGTGTCACGACTTTGACCTTATACCAGAAAGAAACCTGACATCACCACAAGCATTGTTGGCAACCGGCCCAATATTTCATTGTGTATTATCTGAAGTGCAGTCTAGTGCTGTCTACATAGTAATGATATTACAACAATTGAATTTTGACCATAACTACTTCATAAATACAAGTATCTGGCCAGTAATTATGGTTGCATTTCTATTGATAAGATTCATGATTGTTGTTATGGGGCCCTAGTTCATTATATAACTGTGTTTTCTGATTTTCAGACCACCCTCTTGCACTTTTGGAAAAAGACAGCTCATCTCATGTCTCAAATACAGGAGGAATTTCAAGAGATGCTTCCATATACCCCATCTTATCTAAaggtttgtgggtttttttttgtgttttagatgatatttaaaggacatctaccaccaggatgaaggattgtgaatTAAAAACACTggcaaaaggctttaaaaattatgcaaaggagcctcATGGGCTCCAGGCTCTCTTAACACCTATTGAGCCGGGAGCCCCCCTGgcttatttccataattttaaaagccatttttttgttgttgtaaaaacccagggcataagaagctaaaagaagagtggctcctgacagagggggcacacaccagtttgtcagtgtgcgtgaagtggttagtggtcTTATACAAAAACCTCAAGTTCGTTTTGAAAATGTAGCCTTGCGGCAATACATCATTGTATGATGTATGGATGTtcagtccagttcttttttttctctccggATGTTGGCCcagtaagtcagtgtgcttggtttacaatccttgatactgatggtagatgtcctttaaaagaaaccagtcaccaggttttaccccactacacTATTGGTCCCTTCAATATTCTGTCTAGacatccctcttttatgttaaatctcacgtgtttacctataaaaaaaaatcgccCCCCTATGTCATGCATAAATGACTCTTCTAACCTCATTTTTACATAAGATGAGTGAAGTTTAGTGGCTACAGCTGGAAGGTCACTACTTCTTTTCTAAAGTGCCTAGAAAAGCTTTTTGTGCCATAATAAAGATAAAAAGCTCATCTTTTAGTTCACAACAGGCTTATGGTTTTCTACAgaagctgagatgctacaggcagctaaagatggttggaaatgcaagctgtatctaaagatccagttcccacctatttTTAACTGCCTGTTTCTCCAGTTcgatcacagaaccataagcctgatgagATCTGAAAAATAAGATTCTTATCCTTAATTTGACACTAAGTATATGTTTCATGTCAAAGGAGGTCAGAAGAGGCATATTTGCCTAACAATGGGGAGATTTTTTTAGAAGTAAATGTGTGatatttcacatgaaagaggtaattatagaaaggacatttatatCTTATCTGAGGGGCCAGTAGTTAAGTGGGGTaaagcctggtgacaggtttgctttgagTATGTTTTTCTTTGAGATGCTGTTGGCATAAAGCTCTCTACTAGCCCTGACTTTACATGCATGCACGTCTTCTGAATAATAGAGAGCAATAAACTCTTTTTGGCCTTGGCATACATGGCTTCAGCTAGAACAAGGCTGCAACTAGAGCAGTAATAATAGTGTTTCTGATACAACCACTTTATTTCACCAAGTGCGCTAAATAGGCAGAAAGTAGTGGTCTCCACAGTCTGCTGTCTACTCCTAAATGCTGCCTACTCCTAAATGGCAGCACAATCTACTCTATGGAGAAGTTGGGCAGAAGCTGGAGATATCACATACACTGTAGTCTGCACAC
This window contains:
- the ICA1L gene encoding islet cell autoantigen 1-like protein; the protein is MYSSGQLWAGDGRSMVSRMQKKFWETKQVLIKVTGKKEDEHVVASDAELDAKLEIFHSIETTGSDLLKIIEKYHQALNALSLEENDFGLHLREHAQQNSTRAGRMMKVTGNALCSSAGQRLALCAPLSRLQQEMATFTNRAVSDTLLTINQMEKARTEYRAALLWMKDVSQELDPDTYKQMEKFRKVQLQVKNTKSHFDKTKMDVCQKVDLLGASRCNLLSHSLASYQTTLLHFWKKTAHLMSQIQEEFQEMLPYTPSYLKAPKQSSEQDNAEKRSSCEDEELVDNQMLLTLQGETLNNSKAISDNVNSNLFDVGDPEKNNTQKESNHLLLDNIEGEDFDQEFSFLSLQPPMSPAFSQEEQDIFECGESSSLTKRTESLSGYLPSQLLDMGLQSVGGLSNWTVPGLSPTASKSDCSLQKSPDPPSQNAKAGNLDMSAWLNMFADLDPLASLGATSHSDNELFSA